Proteins encoded within one genomic window of Leptolyngbya sp. SIO1E4:
- a CDS encoding trypsin-like peptidase domain-containing protein, with translation MKLLSPPILLSGFSLGLAISVYLSATQQSQVQAQTTETFPQLELAGDRPDWLPSPAAAPTVLENVDPSPNTDRVVPGEDDRVPMNNRDYPWSAVGRLVAETADGNISLCTGTLVAEDVVLTNAHCTITSETQELHKRIAFQPNLINGAITNADDMAWVEEVLAGTDFTDSGDNPDPNDWALLKLDRPLGDRYGTLHWQTLPAETLLGKAEQLDLVGYSGDFPPDNPGETAGVHEGCSILADEEPFWIHDCDTTGGASGGPILAEIDGDYYVVALHAGGVTDENDVPLFNYAIKIDQIEAGLQPTDEE, from the coding sequence ATGAAGCTTTTATCCCCACCGATCCTCCTTTCTGGTTTTTCTCTAGGACTGGCGATCTCGGTTTACCTGTCTGCCACCCAGCAAAGTCAGGTGCAGGCCCAAACCACCGAAACCTTTCCTCAACTAGAACTGGCGGGCGATCGCCCTGACTGGCTCCCATCACCAGCCGCTGCTCCGACCGTGTTAGAAAATGTTGATCCCTCGCCTAATACCGACCGAGTGGTTCCTGGCGAGGACGATCGTGTGCCGATGAATAATCGCGACTATCCCTGGTCAGCCGTGGGTCGCCTGGTGGCTGAAACGGCAGACGGCAATATCAGTCTCTGTACCGGTACCCTGGTCGCCGAAGATGTTGTCTTGACAAACGCTCACTGTACGATCACGTCTGAAACCCAGGAGTTACACAAACGCATTGCCTTTCAGCCGAACCTCATCAACGGTGCCATCACAAATGCCGATGATATGGCTTGGGTAGAAGAAGTTTTAGCGGGCACTGACTTCACTGACAGCGGCGATAATCCTGACCCCAATGATTGGGCTTTACTCAAGCTGGATCGACCTTTGGGCGATCGCTACGGCACCCTGCACTGGCAGACGCTACCGGCTGAAACGCTTCTTGGTAAAGCAGAGCAACTAGACCTTGTGGGCTACTCTGGCGACTTTCCTCCTGACAATCCGGGTGAGACGGCAGGCGTCCATGAAGGTTGCAGCATCTTAGCCGATGAGGAGCCATTTTGGATTCATGATTGCGACACGACAGGCGGGGCCTCCGGCGGCCCCATCCTGGCGGAGATTGATGGCGACTACTACGTGGTGGCGCTGCATGCAGGCGGCGTCACGGACGAAAACGATGTGCCGTTATTTAACTACGCCATCAAAATCGACCAGATCGAAGCGGGGTTGCAGCCTACTGACGAAGAGTAG
- a CDS encoding tetratricopeptide repeat protein, whose amino-acid sequence MRHPARLLGLATVTALLIIALPVTLTLLPTTSVLAQSTPADRASEADRLVQQGFEQVNRSQFREALQSWEQALEIYRDIQDRRSEGQVLGNLSGAYYSLGDYRRAIEFLEQSLPIFRELDDRRSEGNALNNLGLAYRDLEDYRRAIEFYEHSLPIFRELNDHRSERVALENLGDAYFDLGDSRRAIDFHEQALTIARELDDPRSEGNALGNLGLAYSNLGDYRRAIDYHEQHLAIARNIDHRAGEGAALGNLSNAYQSLGDYSRAIDFQEQALAIARELDDRRNEGAVLGNLGNSYLSLSDYSRAIDFQEQALAIARDLSDGAGESRTLNNLGLVYLSLGDYHRAIEYHEQALAIARETGRRGSEGTYLGNVGIVYWSSGDYRRAIEYYEQHRAIARDIGDLRGEGDALGNLGGAYLSLGDYRQAISFIEQALEIFRDIGVRAGEGIALDNLGNSYRNLGQEDRALEFYGQALAIFNVLGSRAEIGRTLGNIGKLLNAKTQPELAITFLKASVDVRESIRGDIRGLDTNLQQSFTDTVAADYRLLADLLLEQGRIPEAQQVLDLLKLEELREFTNTRATWTGTALAYTAAEQPVIDAHGSLIALSSAILTCEDTNCAELNSLYDQREALTAQYNDQVNQFANTIRANRRDDEDFQDPQELSDDAKSLLSAYAVEGQTPVLIYPFVLEDKLWLVWAIEGRVIGSAEVPVTQGELANTVQRFGELLTAPTRLDELQAQGQQLYNWIIQPLEAELAANNIDHLIFVNDRVTRYIPMAALYDGEQFLAERYQISTVLTPGTTDTRSRLADVESSQVLGLGLTQAVANFNPLPAVATELDSIVQSGDDDAIGIYPGQVLLNEAFTLEALKANLRPDYQVLHLATHAAFVPGRADESFIVMGNGDRFTTADIEDMNARLDNLHLVILSACQTAVGGPAGDGAEITGISSYFLGTDDSRAETVIASLWAVNDTSTSVLMQRFYTLLATGELTKAEALRQAQLSLLYEEDAETRLAAARRGAPIPTAREGFDVAVTESGYRHPYYWAPFILIGNGL is encoded by the coding sequence ATGCGCCACCCTGCTCGGCTGCTCGGCCTCGCCACCGTCACCGCTCTACTCATCATTGCCCTACCTGTCACCCTTACCCTCCTACCCACCACCTCCGTACTGGCACAAAGTACCCCAGCAGATCGCGCATCCGAAGCAGATCGCCTCGTTCAGCAGGGCTTCGAGCAAGTCAACCGTAGCCAGTTTCGTGAGGCCTTGCAGTCTTGGGAACAGGCGCTGGAGATCTATCGTGATATCCAGGATCGCAGAAGTGAAGGGCAGGTCCTGGGCAACTTAAGCGGTGCATACTACAGCTTGGGAGACTATCGCCGCGCCATTGAGTTTCTTGAGCAAAGCCTGCCTATTTTCCGTGAGCTTGACGACCGGCGTAGCGAAGGAAATGCCCTGAATAATTTGGGCCTTGCTTACCGCGACCTTGAGGACTATCGCCGCGCCATTGAGTTCTATGAGCACAGTCTGCCTATTTTCCGCGAGCTTAACGACCACCGCAGTGAAAGGGTTGCTCTGGAAAATCTGGGCGATGCTTACTTCGATCTGGGGGACTCTCGCCGCGCTATTGATTTCCACGAGCAAGCACTGACCATCGCTCGTGAGCTTGACGACCCGCGTAGCGAAGGAAATGCCCTAGGGAATTTGGGCCTTGCTTATAGCAACCTTGGGGACTATCGCCGCGCCATTGATTATCACGAGCAACACTTAGCCATTGCCCGCAACATCGATCATCGCGCTGGCGAAGGGGCTGCCCTAGGGAATTTGAGCAATGCCTACCAAAGCCTAGGCGACTATAGCCGTGCCATCGACTTCCAAGAACAAGCCCTAGCCATCGCTCGTGAGCTTGACGACCGTCGTAACGAAGGGGCCGTCCTGGGAAATTTAGGTAATTCGTATTTGAGCCTAAGCGACTATAGCCGTGCCATCGACTTCCAAGAACAAGCCCTAGCCATCGCTCGTGATCTGAGCGATGGTGCTGGTGAAAGCCGCACCCTGAACAACTTGGGGCTTGTGTACTTGAGCCTAGGCGATTACCACCGCGCCATTGAGTACCATGAGCAAGCCTTGGCCATCGCCCGTGAAACTGGCAGACGAGGCAGTGAAGGAACTTACCTAGGGAATGTGGGCATTGTGTACTGGAGCTCGGGGGATTATCGCCGCGCCATTGAGTACTACGAGCAGCACCGGGCCATTGCCCGCGATATTGGCGATCTCCGTGGCGAAGGAGATGCCCTAGGCAACTTGGGTGGTGCGTACTTGAGTCTGGGCGACTACCGCCAGGCGATCTCTTTTATCGAGCAGGCTCTGGAGATTTTTCGTGATATTGGAGTTCGTGCTGGCGAAGGCATAGCCCTAGACAACTTGGGCAATTCGTACCGCAACCTGGGACAAGAGGATCGTGCTCTTGAATTTTATGGTCAAGCCTTAGCCATCTTCAACGTCCTAGGCAGCCGCGCAGAAATAGGCCGGACTCTTGGCAACATTGGCAAGCTGCTCAACGCCAAAACTCAGCCCGAGCTGGCTATCACCTTTCTCAAAGCCAGTGTTGACGTGCGTGAATCCATCCGGGGCGATATTCGTGGACTAGACACCAACCTGCAACAGTCCTTCACCGACACTGTCGCCGCTGACTATCGCCTGCTGGCTGATCTGCTGCTCGAACAAGGCCGCATTCCCGAAGCGCAGCAGGTGCTTGACCTACTCAAGCTCGAAGAACTGCGCGAGTTTACCAACACCCGCGCCACCTGGACAGGCACTGCACTGGCTTACACCGCTGCCGAGCAGCCCGTCATCGACGCCCACGGCAGTCTGATCGCCCTCAGTAGCGCCATCCTTACCTGCGAAGATACTAACTGCGCAGAGCTGAACAGCCTTTACGATCAACGCGAAGCCCTCACCGCTCAATACAACGATCAGGTCAACCAGTTTGCCAACACCATTCGCGCCAACCGTCGAGATGATGAAGACTTTCAAGATCCACAGGAGCTAAGTGACGACGCTAAATCGTTACTCAGCGCCTACGCTGTTGAGGGGCAAACCCCAGTGCTGATTTATCCCTTCGTGCTCGAAGACAAGCTGTGGCTGGTATGGGCGATTGAGGGTCGGGTGATTGGTAGTGCCGAAGTACCGGTAACCCAGGGCGAACTAGCGAACACCGTGCAGCGCTTTGGCGAATTGCTCACCGCACCCACCCGGTTAGACGAGCTGCAGGCCCAGGGCCAACAGCTTTACAACTGGATCATTCAGCCTTTAGAAGCTGAGCTGGCCGCCAACAATATTGACCATCTGATTTTCGTTAACGATCGCGTCACCCGCTACATTCCCATGGCGGCGCTCTACGATGGCGAGCAGTTTCTGGCCGAGCGCTATCAAATTTCCACCGTGCTCACCCCCGGCACCACCGATACACGCAGTCGCTTGGCCGATGTCGAGTCCTCCCAGGTACTTGGATTGGGGCTCACCCAAGCCGTCGCCAACTTTAACCCACTGCCTGCGGTCGCCACCGAACTCGATAGCATCGTCCAGAGTGGCGACGACGACGCGATCGGCATTTATCCAGGCCAGGTTCTACTCAACGAAGCCTTTACGCTAGAGGCTTTAAAAGCTAACTTGCGACCTGATTATCAGGTGCTGCACCTAGCGACTCATGCCGCCTTTGTGCCTGGTCGAGCGGATGAGTCATTTATTGTGATGGGCAACGGCGATCGCTTCACCACCGCCGATATTGAAGACATGAATGCCCGGCTAGATAATTTACACCTAGTGATTCTCTCCGCTTGTCAAACGGCGGTGGGTGGTCCAGCGGGCGACGGGGCCGAAATTACGGGCATCAGTTCCTACTTTTTAGGCACAGACGATAGTCGCGCCGAAACAGTCATCGCCTCCCTGTGGGCAGTGAACGACACCAGTACTAGCGTCTTGATGCAGCGTTTTTATACCCTGCTCGCCACTGGCGAACTCACCAAGGCTGAAGCCCTGCGTCAAGCGCAACTCAGCCTGCTCTATGAAGAAGATGCCGAAACTCGCTTGGCGGCTGCCCGTCGGGGTGCACCCATCCCCACTGCCCGCGAAGGATTCGATGTGGCGGTCACCGAATCGGGCTATCGCCATCCCTACTACTGGGCTCCCTTCATTCTGATCGGCAATGGGCTGTAG
- a CDS encoding tetratricopeptide repeat protein has translation MKSTSFLSNTLTSVGIALILPFFAPPVEAAVEIPVASDRRFQALETDILVQAGDYDQLVQAGYDAFRAGNYEEALQAFEQAIRLDANQEAAWTGKGLSLYFTERYRDAIAAFTTALELNGDSFLAWLWMANALDVTNQLDLALQAYEQAIALQPENHRGYYHRGIALYNANRYSEAANNFQQAVAIAPDHAPSWLRLGQSNLGLEAYPAAVEAFQQAIALNDSLGQAWHGQGIALFELEQYEQALAAFDRTIVLMPQGRWGWFYHGHSLSLLGRYEEALKSYEQAIALRPDWAFAWYRKAAVLAALGEYEAGLAAVEQALQLQPDLAVAQELQSELQQRVGQQPSATNIAVSSDVD, from the coding sequence ATGAAATCCACTTCTTTTCTCAGTAATACGCTCACCAGCGTTGGCATTGCCTTGATTTTGCCGTTTTTTGCACCTCCCGTTGAGGCCGCTGTAGAAATCCCTGTTGCCAGCGATCGCCGCTTCCAAGCATTAGAAACTGACATCCTGGTGCAAGCGGGTGACTACGATCAACTTGTTCAGGCAGGCTATGATGCCTTTCGGGCGGGCAACTACGAAGAAGCCTTGCAAGCGTTTGAGCAGGCGATTCGCCTTGATGCCAATCAAGAAGCAGCTTGGACGGGTAAAGGCTTGAGCCTTTATTTCACAGAGCGTTATCGTGATGCGATCGCAGCTTTCACCACCGCACTGGAACTCAATGGGGATTCTTTTCTCGCTTGGCTGTGGATGGCCAATGCTCTGGATGTCACCAATCAGCTGGACTTGGCGCTGCAGGCATATGAGCAAGCGATCGCCCTCCAACCCGAAAATCACCGGGGTTATTACCACCGAGGCATCGCTCTGTACAACGCTAACCGTTACTCCGAAGCGGCAAACAATTTTCAACAAGCGGTTGCGATCGCTCCCGACCATGCCCCAAGCTGGCTCAGGCTAGGTCAAAGCAATCTGGGCTTAGAAGCTTATCCAGCAGCGGTTGAGGCCTTTCAACAGGCGATCGCCCTCAACGATTCCCTCGGTCAGGCATGGCATGGTCAAGGGATCGCCCTCTTCGAGCTAGAGCAATACGAACAGGCGCTAGCGGCTTTTGACCGGACGATTGTTTTGATGCCCCAGGGGCGGTGGGGCTGGTTTTACCACGGTCATAGCCTTTCTCTACTGGGTCGTTATGAGGAAGCCTTGAAGTCTTACGAACAGGCGATCGCGTTACGCCCCGACTGGGCTTTTGCCTGGTATCGTAAAGCGGCTGTGTTGGCTGCCCTGGGTGAGTACGAAGCAGGTTTGGCTGCTGTAGAACAAGCTTTACAGCTACAGCCCGATCTTGCGGTGGCCCAAGAGTTGCAATCCGAACTGCAACAAAGAGTAGGACAGCAGCCCAGCGCAACTAATATTGCTGTGAGTTCTGACGTTGATTGA
- a CDS encoding caspase family protein, with product MSRLRRRHFLQLAGASLGAIGLNQLDFMRRGDRMHRALAQNTSRKLALLIGINGYIERPLAGCANDVRLQYELLVHRYGFNPQDILIVTDELSASGLDLPAREIITTPTRQIIVDAFRDHLIDQAKSDDVAIFHYSGHGSYVEDPQPLDYEESEYLQISGYSNFQGLVGTLVPVDTKETNSAETVNDILGSTIFLLSKLVPTENFTTILDSCHAGGGVRGNLVYRAIDREAGQARNPSQVELNLQADLMEELLLEDNTELKELREAGIARGVAMGSARANQLAAEKQHAGFKAGIFTYLLTRYLWQVGQTESLESMFVDLARITRAVDEGDPQDPVYFIQPGTALDQQPPYLMTPDRPFADAVVREVVDGQTVELWLGGMTPNALKAKDSIYEALNANRDVIARLQQQGQLNGLKVKAQCIDDQGNTIDLPPDVTAGTLLQEEIRGIPTDFSLQVGLHESLGDDLETVRQQLDRIDRVTPVTIPDNPADVLIGRFSNSIQPQLENLGIRNRADIVELESDSFGLFKENLTPLTDTFGAGFESAGEAILRLFPRFKLLLAQQALQSMVNTNSTELALDMEIGTVERGGVAVVSSGKARGDAAPVIPRLTAGENLSLTLTNQESTSLFVAVIATEDDGDMYVYHPSDWNAPEIQAELGPNESIEIPKSTDIFDLPLRGPSGSFNVLVIASRTQLRDTLRVLKRISDRSADVFPVFDSTREASRSTEDSVGNILDSLLGDVSRNAAIPTARDAVVDNNSVVTFSATIEVVE from the coding sequence ATGTCTCGTTTGCGTCGTCGTCACTTTTTGCAACTCGCCGGAGCTAGCTTAGGCGCGATCGGCCTTAATCAATTGGACTTTATGCGGCGGGGCGATCGCATGCATCGTGCCCTGGCTCAAAACACTTCCCGTAAATTAGCCCTCTTGATTGGCATCAATGGCTATATCGAACGCCCCCTGGCAGGGTGTGCTAATGACGTGCGCTTGCAATATGAACTACTCGTGCATCGTTACGGGTTTAATCCCCAAGACATTTTGATTGTGACCGACGAGTTATCTGCTAGCGGCTTAGACCTGCCTGCGCGTGAAATTATCACGACCCCCACTCGACAGATCATTGTGGATGCATTCCGTGATCATCTTATCGACCAAGCCAAATCCGACGACGTCGCCATTTTTCACTATTCAGGGCATGGTTCTTACGTTGAAGATCCACAGCCGCTCGATTATGAAGAATCCGAATACTTACAAATCTCTGGTTACAGCAACTTCCAGGGTTTGGTTGGCACCCTAGTGCCGGTCGATACCAAAGAAACCAATAGTGCAGAAACCGTCAACGATATTTTAGGCAGCACCATATTTCTGCTCAGCAAATTGGTGCCAACCGAGAACTTCACCACGATTTTAGATAGCTGTCATGCCGGTGGCGGTGTCCGTGGCAACTTGGTCTACCGCGCGATTGATCGCGAAGCTGGGCAAGCTCGCAACCCTAGTCAGGTCGAGCTTAATTTGCAAGCAGACCTGATGGAAGAACTGCTTTTGGAAGATAACACTGAATTGAAGGAGCTCCGTGAAGCTGGTATTGCCAGAGGTGTTGCCATGGGCTCGGCTCGTGCCAATCAGCTGGCTGCTGAAAAGCAACATGCAGGTTTTAAGGCAGGGATTTTCACCTATCTGCTCACGCGCTATCTCTGGCAAGTTGGCCAGACAGAGTCGCTGGAAAGCATGTTTGTAGATTTAGCCCGCATCACTCGTGCTGTCGATGAAGGCGACCCCCAAGACCCCGTTTATTTCATACAACCCGGAACTGCCCTTGACCAGCAGCCCCCTTATCTCATGACACCGGATCGCCCCTTTGCCGATGCGGTGGTGCGAGAAGTCGTTGACGGGCAAACGGTAGAGCTATGGCTGGGTGGCATGACGCCGAATGCATTGAAGGCCAAAGATTCGATTTATGAAGCGTTGAATGCCAACAGAGACGTTATTGCTCGTTTGCAGCAACAAGGTCAGCTTAATGGCCTCAAAGTCAAAGCTCAGTGTATTGACGACCAGGGAAATACGATTGATTTGCCACCTGATGTCACAGCAGGAACTTTATTGCAAGAAGAAATTCGCGGTATTCCGACTGATTTCTCGTTGCAGGTGGGTTTGCATGAGTCGCTGGGGGATGACTTAGAGACGGTTCGCCAACAGCTAGACCGAATTGACCGCGTGACTCCGGTGACAATTCCTGACAACCCTGCCGACGTGCTGATTGGCCGCTTTAGTAACAGCATCCAGCCACAGTTAGAAAATCTCGGCATTCGAAATCGCGCCGATATTGTTGAGTTGGAATCTGACAGCTTTGGCCTGTTTAAAGAAAATCTCACCCCCCTGACCGATACATTTGGTGCTGGATTTGAAAGTGCCGGGGAAGCGATCTTGCGGCTATTTCCCCGCTTCAAGCTGTTACTCGCTCAGCAAGCGTTGCAAAGCATGGTGAATACTAACTCCACAGAGTTAGCCCTTGATATGGAAATCGGCACTGTTGAGCGGGGCGGGGTAGCCGTAGTTTCTAGTGGAAAGGCTCGGGGCGATGCAGCACCCGTCATTCCACGCCTGACCGCTGGCGAGAATCTGTCGCTCACGCTCACGAATCAGGAGTCGACGTCACTATTTGTTGCCGTGATTGCGACTGAAGATGACGGTGACATGTACGTCTACCATCCCAGCGACTGGAATGCGCCTGAGATTCAAGCGGAGCTTGGTCCAAATGAAAGTATTGAGATTCCCAAATCAACCGATATCTTCGATTTACCTTTGAGAGGACCTTCTGGCTCCTTCAATGTGTTGGTGATTGCCAGCCGCACGCAATTGCGTGATACCTTACGGGTGCTGAAGCGCATTAGCGATCGCTCTGCCGACGTCTTTCCTGTGTTTGACTCGACTCGTGAAGCCTCTAGAAGCACTGAAGATAGCGTAGGTAATATTTTAGACAGCCTGCTGGGTGACGTCAGCCGCAACGCCGCAATTCCTACAGCCCGAGATGCCGTCGTGGACAACAATTCTGTCGTCACGTTCTCTGCCACGATCGAGGTAGTGGAATAA
- a CDS encoding CHAT domain-containing protein, with amino-acid sequence MHTELTDSSTSEIIQKIYQSASLKEDINPSNEGSIFLHNGELDSEDYFLPDSNNRTEGFVIQLQSGIPINLKATSTDFTPFIIILERGNPDTRLIVRGANEVIFTPSNSTEHFVFVTSQQENAVGEFYFEINYLSDGAKVINHLTELSESGINGANQRESDKASEQFIEGLEIAREINYFSAQISFLRNLGTLYRNREQPTTSNTYYEEAFDLAEALGDIKAAANILQEIANNKESIGLLAESNSIREEAIDLLEDSDQNYSDLIASLLIDIATSYSPVGDYIQSFNYFERAKDICSQDHCNSDTTFRLLFGEGSLNIEIGAPITAVEQLQEALSLLCEVCEEEPSSSLYRDVYAENHNFSAVISALGLAYKYLDEFDSAVELFETALQFSELAGSNSRAAILANLGDLYRENGEYIKAIELLRESLSLSESLDDEQGILVALVNLGVAFEESGQAEQALDIYSRSLRISQSNDNLIGEADTLHNLGTLYISLEEFAAAEEHLLKASDLFEEMRNESLNDFSKISLLNRQQNTYKSLQVSLVEQGKELDALSFSERGRTGAFLDLLSQQLPTGFSEVSEAQTDIDSIAAFAQQKQTTFIEYSIIDVNLDGFERTLYVWVVSPQGEITFRQKSLEGIDLASLVTNTRQAMGVRGTDRNAPVPTYSPEQLAQLQAEQDEQLRQLHDILIDPITDLLPDDPNQPVVFIPQGELFLVPFPALIDDNGDYLIENHTILTAPSIQVLQLTNNIATRRDGASIDKPVIVGNPTMPTVTFLTDDGEFVDTQLSPLYGALQEANAVSEFLGASALTGDQATEAAVKQQIAGADLIHLATHGLLEYGDPRETGTRDVPGAIALTPGSGEDGLLTSAEILQMDLQADLVVLSACDTGRGRITGDGVIGLSRSFIAAGVPSVVVSLWAVPDAPTADLMTEFYRQLDQGQTKAQALRQAMLITMQDHPDLKDWAAFTLIGESE; translated from the coding sequence ATGCACACTGAACTCACGGATTCAAGCACCTCAGAAATCATACAGAAAATTTATCAGAGTGCGAGTTTAAAAGAGGATATTAATCCTTCAAATGAAGGTAGCATATTTCTTCATAATGGAGAGTTAGATAGTGAAGATTATTTTTTACCTGATTCAAACAACAGAACAGAAGGCTTTGTAATTCAGTTGCAATCTGGAATTCCAATTAACTTGAAAGCCACTAGTACTGATTTCACACCATTCATAATTATTCTTGAACGCGGCAATCCAGATACACGTCTGATAGTTAGAGGTGCTAACGAAGTTATTTTCACACCTAGTAACAGCACAGAACATTTTGTGTTTGTTACGAGTCAACAGGAAAATGCCGTAGGAGAATTCTATTTTGAGATAAATTATCTGTCCGATGGAGCAAAAGTAATAAATCACTTAACTGAGCTCAGTGAGTCTGGAATTAATGGCGCAAATCAAAGAGAATCCGATAAAGCTTCTGAGCAGTTTATTGAAGGTCTTGAAATCGCTCGAGAAATCAATTATTTTTCTGCACAAATTAGCTTTCTAAGGAATCTAGGCACTTTGTATAGGAATCGCGAACAGCCAACCACTTCGAACACATACTACGAAGAAGCCTTTGATCTTGCAGAGGCTTTAGGCGACATTAAAGCGGCAGCCAATATCCTTCAAGAAATTGCTAACAATAAAGAATCTATTGGGCTCCTTGCCGAGTCAAACTCTATTCGCGAAGAGGCTATAGATTTATTGGAAGATAGCGACCAAAATTATTCAGATCTTATAGCTTCCCTCTTAATTGACATTGCCACCTCTTATAGTCCAGTTGGCGATTACATTCAATCCTTTAACTACTTCGAAAGAGCCAAGGATATATGTAGTCAAGATCACTGTAATTCTGATACTACGTTTAGGCTGCTTTTTGGCGAAGGAAGTCTGAATATAGAAATTGGTGCTCCAATAACTGCAGTGGAACAGTTGCAAGAGGCTCTCAGTTTGTTATGCGAAGTATGCGAAGAAGAACCTTCAAGCAGTTTGTATCGTGACGTATATGCTGAAAATCACAATTTTTCTGCTGTGATTTCTGCCCTTGGATTGGCATATAAGTATTTGGATGAATTTGATAGCGCTGTAGAACTGTTTGAAACTGCACTACAGTTTTCAGAACTTGCTGGAAGTAATAGTAGGGCCGCAATTTTAGCAAACCTTGGTGACTTGTATCGAGAAAATGGTGAATATATTAAGGCGATTGAACTTCTCAGAGAAAGCTTATCGCTTTCAGAGTCATTAGATGATGAACAAGGGATCTTGGTGGCGCTAGTGAATTTAGGTGTCGCGTTTGAAGAAAGTGGACAAGCAGAGCAAGCTTTAGACATCTACAGTAGGAGTCTCCGTATATCTCAGTCAAATGATAATCTCATAGGCGAAGCTGATACACTTCATAATCTTGGAACCTTATATATCTCTCTTGAGGAATTCGCAGCAGCCGAGGAGCATTTGCTAAAAGCTTCTGACTTGTTTGAAGAGATGAGAAACGAAAGCTTAAACGACTTCAGCAAAATCTCTTTGTTGAACAGACAGCAAAACACCTATAAATCACTTCAGGTATCTTTGGTCGAACAAGGTAAAGAGTTGGATGCATTGAGCTTTTCAGAGAGAGGAAGAACAGGAGCTTTCTTAGATTTATTAAGCCAGCAGTTACCAACAGGTTTTTCTGAAGTGAGCGAAGCACAAACTGATATCGATAGCATCGCAGCTTTTGCTCAACAAAAGCAAACTACCTTCATCGAGTACTCCATAATTGATGTCAACCTTGACGGATTCGAACGAACTCTCTATGTGTGGGTGGTGTCACCGCAGGGGGAAATTACTTTTCGTCAGAAATCACTTGAAGGTATTGATTTAGCTAGTCTGGTGACTAATACGCGGCAAGCGATGGGAGTTCGTGGTACGGATCGCAATGCACCTGTCCCCACCTATTCACCGGAACAGCTCGCTCAACTGCAAGCCGAGCAAGACGAACAGCTTAGACAGCTTCACGATATTCTCATTGACCCGATCACCGATCTCCTCCCCGACGATCCGAATCAACCCGTTGTCTTCATTCCCCAAGGCGAACTGTTCCTCGTTCCCTTTCCAGCACTGATCGACGACAACGGCGACTATCTGATCGAAAACCACACCATCCTCACGGCCCCATCCATTCAGGTACTGCAATTGACTAACAATATTGCTACTAGACGCGATGGGGCCTCAATCGATAAACCTGTGATTGTCGGTAATCCCACTATGCCCACCGTCACCTTCCTCACAGACGATGGCGAATTCGTCGACACACAACTCTCGCCGCTATATGGCGCACTGCAAGAAGCTAATGCCGTCTCGGAGTTTCTCGGTGCGTCAGCGTTGACGGGTGACCAAGCCACTGAAGCTGCCGTCAAACAGCAGATTGCCGGTGCCGACCTGATTCACCTGGCCACCCACGGCTTACTCGAATACGGTGACCCGCGCGAAACCGGGACGCGAGATGTGCCGGGAGCCATTGCTCTCACTCCCGGCAGTGGCGAAGACGGCTTGCTCACCTCTGCTGAGATTTTGCAGATGGACTTGCAGGCCGATCTCGTCGTGCTGAGTGCCTGCGATACCGGACGCGGACGTATTACGGGCGATGGGGTGATTGGCTTATCCCGTTCATTTATTGCGGCTGGGGTGCCCAGCGTCGTGGTGTCCCTGTGGGCCGTGCCCGATGCGCCAACGGCTGACTTGATGACCGAGTTTTACCGCCAGCTTGACCAGGGGCAAACTAAAGCTCAGGCATTGCGACAGGCGATGCTGATTACGATGCAAGACCATCCTGATCTGAAAGATTGGGCGGCGTTTACGTTAATTGGTGAAAGTGAATAA